Part of the Candidatus Rokuibacteriota bacterium genome, GGGGAAGCCCAGCGAGGCCATCATCGAGTTGATGAATGCCCTGCAGGTGGACTCGAACTTCATCCCGGCGGTCCACGCCCTGGGCCGCGCGTATGCGGCCAAGGCTTGGTACGCGGATGCGCTCCGTGAGCTGGAGCGGGCCCAGAAGCTGTCTCCAGACTCCCCTCCCTTGGCCATCGACATCGGCCGGATTTATCTTGAGATGGGCGCTCCCTCGGAGGCCTTGGCAGCAGCCGATAAGGTCTTGGGGCGGGATCCCCAGAACTCCCAAGCGCTCACCATCAAGGCCGCGGCGCTCCTGAGTCAGGGCAAGACCAGCGAGGCGCTGGCCATCGTGGAGAGCGCTCCGGCCGGCGCCATCGCCGAGGCCGACCAGGTCCGCGCCGGCGTGCTCCAGCGGCTCGGCAAGGTCGACGAAGCCGAGGCAGGCTACCGCGCCGTGCTCACGAAGCAGCCCAAGGATTTCCAGAGCCTTCTCGGGCTGGGCAGCATCCAGCTCGGCCGGAAGAAGTACGACGAGGCCGCCAAGCTCTATGACCAGGCGGGGCAGCTGAAGCCGCTCGACCCGCGCCCTCGGCTGGGAGTGGCGGCCGTCAAGGCGAGGACCGGGCAGGTCGCCGAGGCCATCAAAGAGCTCGAGGGGGTAGATGCGCGTGCCCGCTCGGGTAACGTGGTGATGGGGCTGGCGACCTACTACCTCCAGGCGAACCGCCCCGGTGATTCCCAGCGGCTCCTCGAGCCGATCGTGGGGCGCTTCCCCAAAGTCGTGCAGGCGCGCTATCTCCTCGGCGCGGCGTACATGATCAACGGCAAGTTCGATCTCGCCGCGGCCCAGTTCGAGGAGCTGGCCCGACAGGTTCCCAACGAGGTCATGGTGCGGCTGCAGCTGGCCGCGGCCTACTCGCGGATCGGCAAGCCGAAGGAGGCGCTGGTCGAGCTCGACCGCGTGGCCAAGGAGGCCGACAAGATCCCCACCTACCAGGACGAGCGCGGGCGCGCGCTGATGCTGCTGGGGAAGATGGACGAGGCGCTGAAGGCCGCGCAAGCCGCGCAACGCCTTGCCCCCGAAAGCGGGCAGCCCTATCTCCTGATGGGCCAGATCTACACCCGGCGCGGAGACACCAAGGCGGCGCGCGAGATGTTCGCCCGCGCGTCCGCGCTGAGTACGACCGACGCCTCACCGCACCTGGCCCTGGGCCGCCTGGCGCAGTTGGACAAAAATCCGGACGCGGCGCTGAAGGAGTTCGACGCGGCCGTTCAGGCCGATCCCAAGTCGCTCCGCGCCGTCCGGGCCAAGGCCGGCCTGCTCTTGCAGCAGAAGAAGCCCAAGGAAGCGATCCAGTTCGTCGAAGGGCTCGTCGCGCGCGAGCCGAAGAATACCGAGTTCCAGACGCTCCTCGGCGGTCTCTACGGGCGGGACCAGCAGCGGGACAAGTCGGCGGCCGCGTACCGGAAGGCCGTGGAGCTGGACCCGAAGGCCTCCGAGCCGCGCTTGGGCCTGGCCAGGATCGCCCTCTCCCAGGGCAAGGACGAGGAAGCCCTCACGCAGCTTCAGGCGGCGGTCAAGGAGCAGCCGGGCCATCCGCTTGCGGTCCTCCTGATCGCCGGCCTCTACGACCGTCTCGCGCGCTACGACCAGGCGATCGCGGTCCTCGAGGCGGCGGCCAAGGCCGACCCGCGCCAGACTCTCTTCGCGCTCGGGCTGGCCGAGATGTACCTGAAGAAGGGGCGGTACGACGACGCCATCTCCCGCGCTGGCGAGCAACTCGCCGCCAACCCCGACCTGGCCGGCGCCCGGCTGATCCGGGGGCAGGCGCTCTTGGCCAAGGGCGATCCGACCGCTCTCAAGGACTTCGTCGAGGTCGCGCGGGCCAATCCGAAATCGGCGTTCGCCCAGTACCTGCTCGCTCGAGCGTACGTGCAGTCGGGGCGGGTGCCCGAGGCCCAGTCCGCGTACAAGGAGGCCATCAAGATCGACCCGCAGTTGAGTCAGGCCAAGGCCGAACTGGCCCTCCTCTCGGGTCAGAAGCCCGACAAAGGCGAACAGCTCAAGGAGATCGAGCAGCTCCGTGCGGTAGTCAAGGCCAATCCGAAAAACATCGTGGCCCGCGAGCGGCTGGCGCGCCAGCTCCTGGCCATCGGGCAGGCAAAGCAGGCGGAGGCTGAGCTCAAGGCGGTCCTTGAGCTGGCACCCGCGCATCCCGACGCCAATCTCCTGATGGCGGGCATCGCCGCCCAGCAGGGCCGGCGGGACGAAGCGGCGAACTACGCGCGAGCCGTGCTCCGTAGCAACCCCTCGCACGTGGACGCCAACCTGTTCATGGCCGGGTACCTGCTCCAGAGCGGGCGCTCCGAGGAGGCCACCAAGCACCTCGAGACCGCGCTCCAGGTCAATCCCAACCGCTCGGACGTGAAGCTCCGGTTGGGGGCGGCCTACGCGCAGCAGGGGCGGCTGCCCGATGCCCTGCGCCTCGCCCGTGAGCTCCAGAAGAGCGAGCCCAAGAGCCCCGCGCCGCTGCTCCTGATGGGCATGGCGCTCATCGCCCAGCAGAAGCCCCAGGAGGCTCTCGAGGCGTTCAACTCGGCGCTCAAGCTCAAGAGTGACTTGCTCGACGCCCATCGCGGCCTCGGCCAGGCGTACCAGGTGCTGAACCAGCCTGACCGCGCGGCCGAGAGCTACCAGCGCGCCCTGACGGTCAATGGCAAGGACGTGGCATCGCTCAACAACCTGGCTTGGCTCCTGTCCGAGGTGCGGAAGAAGCCCGACGAGGCCCTGCCGCTGGCCACCAAGGCCGAGCAGCTCGCGCCCATGTCTGCCGAGGTGCTGGACACCCTGGGCTGGGTGCATTACCGCCGCGGAGCCTTCGCCGAGGCGGAGAAGGCGCTGCTCCGCGCGGTGGAGCGCGCGCCAAACAACGGCACCATCCGGTACCACCTGGGGATGACCTACGCGCGCCTGGGCAAGAAGCAGGACGCCGTGTCAGCGTTGAGGCGCGCGGCTCAGCTCGATCCCAAGCTGGGCGACAGCGAGCGAATCGACAGCGTGATCAAGGAGCTGGGCGGCTAGGTGGAATCGCCAGCGGGGTCAGGTCTTGCAATCCGACATCGCGACCGAACCCAGTCCTGACACCCGCTCGCATGTGATAATGCAAGACCTGACCCCATCTCCCCTCGCGCACCGCCCGACCGAGAAGATGCTCCATAGCCTGCTCTGTTCCCGAACGCGTGTTCCGCGTCCTATGCGCCCCCTCACCCTGTCCCTCTCCCCGGGGGCGAGGGGATCGACACGGCTCCCTCCTCCGGGGGCGAGGGGATCGACACGGCTCCCTCCTCCGGGGGATGAGGGGATCGACACGGCTCCCTCTCCCTCGGAGAGGGAGAGGGCCGGGGTGAGGGTGGCGCATGCGTTCACGCATAATCCGGGTCAGGCCCTGGCGGCCATTGCCCAACCGAGACAAGACCGGTACGGAAATGCGCGAATTCAAGACGTGATCCCATCTCCCGCCCGAGAGGATCGACGCGACTACAGGAGAGCCACGAACTCCTCGACGCTGAGACCAGCTTCCCGGATCAAGTTGCGCAGGGTGCCTCTGGCGAGTTCCTTGTGGTCAGGGACAGTCAGGCGGCGGTTCGGCGGATCCTGGCGGCGGAGGATGATGTGGCTACCGGTCTGACGATCTTCGCGGTAGCCGATCTTGGCGAATGCTCTCACCGCCTCTCGGCCGGAGACGGCCGGGAGACGCGTCACATTGCGATCTCCACCATCTCCTCGTTGATCGGGGGCGGGATGGGCTCGTTGTGCTTCTTCAGGCTCTCGAGATAGCCCTGGATGGCGTCGCGGATGTTGGCAAGCGCCTCGCTTCGGGTCGGGCCCTGCGAGATGCAGCCGGGCAGTGAGGGACACTGAGCGATGAAGACCCCGTCCTCGTCCTGCTCGATGACGACTCTGAATTTCATGGGCCAGATCGTATCACACCCACTGGGGAGGCCACGGGGTCATGTCTTGAGATGCGGCATGGCGACCGAACCCACGCCCGATAGCCGCTCGCATGTGATAGTGCAAGACCTGACCCCCTTCCCCCTCCGCAAGGTCGCTGACCCGAAGAAGGCGGTCAACGAACTCCGCGTGTGGCAGAACGAACTGAACTTCTGGCAGTCTTCGGCAAGGTGCACGGTGTATGCGGCCTACACGACCCTGGAGGCCGGCCAACCCGCCGAGGAGCCGGATGAAACCCGCCGTGATTCTCTAAGCGATCGTCGGAGGGGCAGGCACCGTCGGCGCCGAGCGGGCGGTGGGCTACGGGGCAGGTCTTGCAATCCGACATCACGGTCGAACCCAGTCCCGATACCCACTCGCAGATGATCGTTCAAGGCCTGACTCCTTTGCACTCGCGGATGTGCTACGTTGTGCTACATGCGATATGGGACAGGGGTTGTCGGCGTGCGGGAGCTGAGGCAGAATCTGAGCGTCTACCTGAGGCAAGTCAAGGCGGGCCAGACCTTAGAGGTGAAGGAACGGGGGCATCGCGTCGCCGTGCTGGCTCCGGCCGGCGCGAAGGCGACGGCACTCGACCGTCTCATCGCCGCGGGTCGAGCCACAGCGGCAGCCGGGGATCTCCTCGAGCTCGGCCCCCCGCGGGGCAAGCGGCCATCGCGTCGGGCCAGTCGGGCGCTCGCCAAGGGCAGAGAAGAGCGCGCGTGAGCCTCGTGTATCTCGACTCGTCAGCGCTGGTGAAACTCATCGTCCGAGAGCCGGAATCGGCGGCGCTCGCCGAGTTTCTCCGGGGGCACTCCGAGCGCGTGGCGAGCGCGCTCTCCCTCACCGAAGTGCCGCGAGCCCTGGGCCGCGCCGGGTTTGGGGCGGCGGAGCGCCGACGGGCCCGCGAGATCCTCACCCGCGTCGCGCTGGTGGATGTGGACCGTCGGACCCTGGCGGCGGCGGCCGCACTGGACCCCCCGGCGTTGAGAACCCTGGACGCGATCCATCTCGCCACCGCACTGACCCTTCGCGAAGACCTCGCGGCCCTGGTGACCTACGATCGCCGGCTCGCCGCCGCCGCCAAACGAGCGGATATCGAGGCGCTGGCCCCCGCCTGAGCGAGCCCTGTTCCTCTGGAGAGCGGGGTCAGGTCTTGCAATCCGACATGCCGCCCTGGCAGCCGTTGCCCAACCGAGACAAGACCGGTAGGGAAATGCGTGAATTCAAGACCTGATGACGCCATCTCCCCCGGTGGCCTCCCCGAGCACCGCGAGCATCTCGTTGCCGTAGCGCTCCAGGTTGAAGGTCTGGGTCGCCCACTCACGCGCCTGCTGACCCAGCCGCCTCGCGGCCTGAGGGTCCTCGCACAAGACCTGGATCTTGTCGGCCAGCCCCTTCCAGTCTCCGGACGTGTACAGGAGGCCGTTGAAACCGTCGCGGATCAGCTCGGGGGTCCCGCCGCTGCGGGCTCCGATCACGGGCGTGCCCATCTTCATGGCTTCCAGGACCACCCGCCCGAAGGCTTCCATGCGCGAACACATCAGCGCGACATCCGCTTTCCTGAAAAACGGGTACGGGTCACAAGTGTAATCCACCATGTCCACGTGCGGGGCGAGCTCGAGCGAGTCGATCAATCGCCGCAGGTACTCCACATAGGGCGCGGATCCGTGGCCCACGATCGTGAGCCTCACCGGCAGGCCGCGGCGGACGACTTCGTGAACCGCCCGCAACGCTTGCTCGTGCCCCTTGGACTCGGCGACCGTACCGACCAGCACGCAGAGGAACGGGGCGGCGGCTCCCTGACGGGCCGGCTTACCCTGCTCCGTTGCCGGCACCGGCGGCACGGGCACGGCGTTGTAGACGACGCGCGCGCGGTCCGGAGGCACCTGTCGCTCGTAGTGCCGGGCCACCGCCTTGGAGTTGAAGACCACCAGCTTCGAGAGCGCGCTGAGGATCCGCATGGACAGCCGAGCGCCGAACTCGAAGTGCAAACCGTGGTCGAGATCG contains:
- a CDS encoding tetratricopeptide repeat protein → MTTSGKAVRGIQVLVLIALALLLGVGCSEAPSVKKQKALERGERYLAEGKPSEAIIELMNALQVDSNFIPAVHALGRAYAAKAWYADALRELERAQKLSPDSPPLAIDIGRIYLEMGAPSEALAAADKVLGRDPQNSQALTIKAAALLSQGKTSEALAIVESAPAGAIAEADQVRAGVLQRLGKVDEAEAGYRAVLTKQPKDFQSLLGLGSIQLGRKKYDEAAKLYDQAGQLKPLDPRPRLGVAAVKARTGQVAEAIKELEGVDARARSGNVVMGLATYYLQANRPGDSQRLLEPIVGRFPKVVQARYLLGAAYMINGKFDLAAAQFEELARQVPNEVMVRLQLAAAYSRIGKPKEALVELDRVAKEADKIPTYQDERGRALMLLGKMDEALKAAQAAQRLAPESGQPYLLMGQIYTRRGDTKAAREMFARASALSTTDASPHLALGRLAQLDKNPDAALKEFDAAVQADPKSLRAVRAKAGLLLQQKKPKEAIQFVEGLVAREPKNTEFQTLLGGLYGRDQQRDKSAAAYRKAVELDPKASEPRLGLARIALSQGKDEEALTQLQAAVKEQPGHPLAVLLIAGLYDRLARYDQAIAVLEAAAKADPRQTLFALGLAEMYLKKGRYDDAISRAGEQLAANPDLAGARLIRGQALLAKGDPTALKDFVEVARANPKSAFAQYLLARAYVQSGRVPEAQSAYKEAIKIDPQLSQAKAELALLSGQKPDKGEQLKEIEQLRAVVKANPKNIVARERLARQLLAIGQAKQAEAELKAVLELAPAHPDANLLMAGIAAQQGRRDEAANYARAVLRSNPSHVDANLFMAGYLLQSGRSEEATKHLETALQVNPNRSDVKLRLGAAYAQQGRLPDALRLARELQKSEPKSPAPLLLMGMALIAQQKPQEALEAFNSALKLKSDLLDAHRGLGQAYQVLNQPDRAAESYQRALTVNGKDVASLNNLAWLLSEVRKKPDEALPLATKAEQLAPMSAEVLDTLGWVHYRRGAFAEAEKALLRAVERAPNNGTIRYHLGMTYARLGKKQDAVSALRRAAQLDPKLGDSERIDSVIKELGG
- a CDS encoding type II toxin-antitoxin system HicA family toxin — protein: MTRLPAVSGREAVRAFAKIGYREDRQTGSHIILRRQDPPNRRLTVPDHKELARGTLRNLIREAGLSVEEFVALL
- a CDS encoding type II toxin-antitoxin system HicB family antitoxin gives rise to the protein MKFRVVIEQDEDGVFIAQCPSLPGCISQGPTRSEALANIRDAIQGYLESLKKHNEPIPPPINEEMVEIAM
- a CDS encoding type II toxin-antitoxin system VapC family toxin; the protein is MSLVYLDSSALVKLIVREPESAALAEFLRGHSERVASALSLTEVPRALGRAGFGAAERRRAREILTRVALVDVDRRTLAAAAALDPPALRTLDAIHLATALTLREDLAALVTYDRRLAAAAKRADIEALAPA
- a CDS encoding glycosyltransferase family 4 protein, coding for MRVCFVSPTWGDGGSERSMIDLIDVLTARGVECRVVVPTRDYVAQALEARRIPYAVWSFWPWTRRFPLPLWDRLLKKPLVHSLRGALLARMIRGWKCDVVVTNTLTCCEGALGARLLGIPHVTHVREFGDLDHGLHFEFGARLSMRILSALSKLVVFNSKAVARHYERQVPPDRARVVYNAVPVPPVPATEQGKPARQGAAAPFLCVLVGTVAESKGHEQALRAVHEVVRRGLPVRLTIVGHGSAPYVEYLRRLIDSLELAPHVDMVDYTCDPYPFFRKADVALMCSRMEAFGRVVLEAMKMGTPVIGARSGGTPELIRDGFNGLLYTSGDWKGLADKIQVLCEDPQAARRLGQQAREWATQTFNLERYGNEMLAVLGEATGGDGVIRS